One Streptomyces sp. R28 DNA window includes the following coding sequences:
- the galE gene encoding UDP-glucose 4-epimerase GalE, whose translation MTWLITGGAGYIGAHVVRAMTEAGEQAVVYDDLSTGIAGRVPDGVPLVVGSTLDGERVARTLADHGVTGVVHLAAKKQVGESVDLPLHYYRENVEGLRVLLEAVTAADVPSFVFSSSAAVYGMPDVDLVTEETPCVPMSPYGETKLAGEWLVRATGRATGLSTASLRYFNVAGAAAPDLADVGVFNLVPMVFEKLTENAPPRIFGDDYPTPDGTCIRDYIHVVDLAEAHVATARALQSSPGHSLTLNIGRGEGVSVREMIDMINAITGYDRPPTVTPRRPGDPARVIASADRIATELGWKAKHDVRDMIASAWEGWVRMHPGAARS comes from the coding sequence ATGACCTGGCTGATCACCGGCGGCGCCGGTTACATCGGAGCACACGTCGTCCGGGCGATGACCGAGGCGGGCGAGCAAGCCGTGGTGTACGACGACCTGTCCACCGGCATCGCCGGCCGCGTGCCCGACGGCGTCCCGCTGGTCGTCGGCTCGACCCTGGACGGCGAGCGCGTCGCCCGCACCCTGGCCGACCACGGCGTGACCGGCGTGGTCCACCTGGCGGCGAAGAAGCAGGTCGGCGAGTCGGTGGACCTCCCCCTGCACTACTACCGGGAGAACGTCGAGGGCCTGCGCGTCCTCCTGGAGGCCGTGACGGCGGCGGACGTACCGTCCTTCGTCTTCTCCTCCTCGGCCGCGGTGTACGGCATGCCGGACGTCGACCTGGTGACGGAGGAGACGCCGTGCGTGCCGATGTCGCCGTACGGCGAGACCAAGCTGGCGGGCGAGTGGCTGGTCCGCGCGACGGGCCGTGCGACGGGCCTGTCGACGGCATCGCTCCGCTACTTCAACGTGGCCGGCGCGGCCGCCCCGGACCTCGCCGACGTGGGCGTCTTCAACCTCGTCCCCATGGTCTTCGAGAAGCTCACGGAGAACGCGCCCCCACGCATCTTCGGCGACGACTACCCGACCCCCGACGGCACCTGCATCCGCGACTACATCCACGTCGTCGACCTGGCCGAGGCCCACGTGGCCACGGCCCGCGCGCTGCAGTCCTCCCCCGGCCACTCCCTCACCCTCAACATCGGCCGCGGCGAGGGCGTTTCGGTCCGCGAGATGATCGACATGATCAACGCCATCACCGGTTACGACCGCCCCCCGACGGTCACCCCCCGCCGCCCCGGAGACCCGGCCCGCGTCATCGCCTCCGCCGACCGCATCGCGACCGAGCTGGGGTGGAAGGCCAAGCATGATGTGCGGGACATGATTGCTTCGGCCTGGGAGGGGTGGGTGCGGATGCATCCGGGGGCGGCGCGGAGTTGA